The following coding sequences are from one Spartobacteria bacterium window:
- a CDS encoding beta-ketoacyl-[acyl-carrier-protein] synthase family protein yields the protein MKCESRIFVTGMGLITSLGSSVDKNWKQLLAEKTGVREARRFDGSRYDGAPLCSVDIPSLEGDDPYLDDASRILFVAVQEALGGRTDLASAPLYLATTMGGMAQGLQFYKDYQKHGITKNNLRHLKDYVPYMQGIHLSRRMGFRRAPLVISNACSSGGNAVGMAWMALKAGMADKAIVAGYDIVCEFVFGGFNVLRLISRSGCRPFDKHRDGLVLGEGAAVLVLETEASARASGRTLLAEVSGYAASCDAYHCTQPHPEGDGAEKVIRDCLSSAHLQPGDISYVNAHGTATLHNDMMEAKAVQRVFKDNPSMFMTSTKASTGHTLGAAGVIESVFSVLSLRDQVVPPTLGIHDPIEELGHVTVPSTATTYDVRHVISTSYGFGGTNACVAFSKAGV from the coding sequence ATGAAGTGTGAAAGCCGGATATTTGTCACAGGAATGGGCCTGATAACTTCATTGGGATCCTCCGTGGATAAGAATTGGAAGCAGCTATTGGCTGAAAAAACCGGTGTGCGGGAAGCTCGTCGGTTTGACGGTTCACGGTATGATGGAGCTCCTTTATGTTCGGTGGATATTCCGTCGCTGGAGGGAGATGACCCCTATCTTGATGATGCCTCGCGTATTTTGTTTGTGGCGGTACAGGAAGCTTTGGGAGGCAGGACTGATTTAGCGTCCGCTCCGCTGTATCTGGCAACCACGATGGGGGGAATGGCTCAGGGTCTGCAATTCTATAAGGACTATCAGAAACATGGGATTACGAAGAATAATCTTCGGCACCTGAAGGATTATGTTCCTTATATGCAGGGGATTCATTTGAGCCGTCGGATGGGGTTTCGTCGGGCCCCGCTGGTGATCAGTAATGCTTGTTCATCGGGGGGTAATGCTGTGGGGATGGCATGGATGGCTTTGAAGGCGGGGATGGCGGACAAAGCGATTGTGGCAGGGTATGATATTGTTTGTGAATTTGTTTTTGGTGGATTTAATGTGTTGCGGCTGATTAGTCGTTCGGGATGTAGGCCGTTTGATAAGCATCGTGACGGGTTGGTACTGGGCGAAGGGGCGGCGGTGCTGGTTTTGGAAACCGAGGCGAGTGCACGTGCATCGGGGCGTACGCTGCTGGCGGAAGTCAGCGGATATGCGGCATCTTGTGACGCCTATCATTGTACGCAGCCCCACCCGGAAGGGGATGGCGCGGAAAAAGTGATTCGTGATTGCTTGTCCTCGGCACATCTTCAGCCCGGGGACATCAGTTATGTCAACGCCCATGGAACGGCGACGCTTCATAATGATATGATGGAGGCCAAAGCCGTGCAGCGTGTATTTAAAGATAATCCTTCTATGTTCATGACGTCGACCAAAGCATCCACCGGTCATACGTTGGGAGCGGCAGGGGTTATTGAGAGCGTTTTTTCTGTTTTATCTCTGCGAGATCAGGTCGTTCCACCCACATTGGGTATACACGATCCCATTGAAGAATTGGGCCATGTAACGGTGCCGAGTACCGCGACGACCTATGATGTGCGGCATGTGATCTCAACGTCCTATGGATTTGGCGGAACCAACGCGTGTGTCGCGTTTTCGAAAGCGGGGGTTTAG
- a CDS encoding AAA family ATPase — protein MKKITTSVYTFRDLIEGGYLYVDKTRWLYELVNHAKGVYFLSRPRRFGKSLTLSTLESIFLGEKELFKGLYMEDQPFDWTPHTIIRIDMGDKQADTAERLEGTLRYAVLQQAQEYDLTIKENLPHIMFADLVNTLKERGKVVILVDEYDKPILGNIGNPELPKIRNVLKAFYSVIKAVDENLRFAFVTGVSKFSQVSIFSDLNNLTDLTMSTKFAEMPGFTQEELEHNYAGYIDELAEHEDLPRATLLEEIREWYNGYRFSKKEVTIYNPVSVGKLFENMDFQNYWFETGTPSFLIHLMKQTHFDVISVNSLELDELGFSAYEIEHVRPEPILFQTGYITIKDFDKMFGLYTLGYPNREVENAFLRYLMDDFTPVSKEFAASHLARLMKALVAGDLDTFFAHFRIFFENVPYDIQLSDEKYYQTIFYLVLNIIGVQIDCEVRTAAGHIDAVIQTDAAVYIFEFKLHGTVDEALTQIKEKRYYEKYQNSGKTIRLIGAAFDRKTRNLDTWREESIKK, from the coding sequence ATGAAAAAAATAACAACCAGTGTTTATACCTTTCGTGATCTCATCGAAGGAGGGTATCTCTACGTAGATAAGACCCGCTGGCTGTATGAATTAGTAAATCACGCTAAAGGGGTCTATTTTTTGTCGCGGCCGCGTCGTTTTGGCAAATCATTGACGTTATCGACGCTGGAATCGATCTTTCTGGGTGAAAAAGAGCTGTTTAAAGGCCTGTACATGGAGGATCAGCCCTTTGATTGGACGCCACACACCATCATTCGGATTGATATGGGAGATAAACAGGCCGATACGGCGGAAAGACTCGAAGGAACCCTCCGTTATGCCGTGCTCCAGCAGGCACAGGAATACGACCTCACCATAAAGGAAAACCTGCCGCATATCATGTTTGCGGATCTTGTGAATACACTGAAAGAACGCGGTAAAGTCGTGATTCTGGTCGATGAATACGACAAACCTATTTTGGGGAATATTGGAAATCCCGAATTGCCGAAAATCCGCAATGTGCTGAAAGCATTTTATTCGGTGATCAAGGCTGTGGATGAAAATCTGCGTTTTGCATTCGTTACCGGTGTGAGCAAATTTTCGCAGGTGTCCATCTTCTCAGATTTGAATAATCTGACGGATCTGACGATGTCGACGAAATTCGCTGAAATGCCCGGATTTACGCAGGAAGAGCTCGAACATAATTATGCAGGTTATATTGATGAGCTGGCAGAGCATGAAGATCTGCCGCGTGCGACCCTGCTGGAAGAAATCCGCGAATGGTACAATGGGTACCGATTTTCTAAAAAGGAAGTCACTATTTACAATCCCGTTAGTGTAGGGAAACTTTTTGAAAATATGGATTTCCAGAACTATTGGTTCGAAACGGGGACTCCGAGCTTTTTGATTCATCTGATGAAGCAGACGCATTTCGATGTGATCAGTGTCAATAGCTTGGAACTGGATGAACTGGGGTTTTCCGCCTACGAAATTGAGCATGTCCGTCCCGAACCCATCCTTTTTCAGACGGGCTATATCACCATAAAAGATTTTGATAAAATGTTCGGCTTGTATACGCTCGGATACCCGAACCGCGAAGTGGAAAATGCCTTTTTGCGCTACTTGATGGATGATTTTACGCCGGTGAGCAAAGAATTTGCCGCGTCGCACCTTGCGCGGCTCATGAAAGCCCTCGTAGCAGGTGATTTGGACACTTTTTTTGCTCATTTCCGCATTTTTTTCGAAAATGTCCCTTACGATATCCAGTTGTCCGATGAAAAATACTACCAGACGATCTTTTATCTGGTTTTGAATATTATCGGCGTGCAGATTGATTGTGAGGTTCGCACTGCTGCGGGTCACATTGATGCGGTTATACAAACGGACGCCGCCGTGTATATTTTCGAATTTAAGCTGCATGGAACAGTGGATGAGGCCCTCACTCAGATCAAAGAAAAACGCTATTACGAAAAATATCAGAATAGCGGGAAAACGATTCGCCTCATCGGTGCTGCGTTCGATCGGAAAACGCGTAATTTGGACACTTGGCGGGAAGAATCTATCAAAAAATAG